One genomic segment of Sminthopsis crassicaudata isolate SCR6 chromosome 2, ASM4859323v1, whole genome shotgun sequence includes these proteins:
- the LOC141552556 gene encoding LOW QUALITY PROTEIN: nonsense-mediated mRNA decay factor SMG5-like (The sequence of the model RefSeq protein was modified relative to this genomic sequence to represent the inferred CDS: inserted 3 bases in 3 codons; deleted 1 base in 1 codon), translating to MEPNQTKGLLLKMVGSAQQLDALLARETAHQEVFQPQNAALRSQLEQSAVCLILLSPRYYGMVAEELLWMKVYYNLQTLRKTRGALMDAWGPEEEMDWARKFCHLCLLRIGDLYHYLREFTASEGEKQAKLYYYRALSLIPALGLPFVHLATLSXAKFSYVEATCFYQCCIHSKVPHAAAFLGLEQIYLKIQEEYRQLPSVPLGKLGRRHPALERLCARVLEDFQLCLSHLAIQAGQGWARRAGAEQGHGSSLLPNQLVFQMVTLCLLTLXDLKRAGSELSHTAISFSLXFLSHIVRPGGRQHPGGASPAGWRQGGTKRRSRRSLGWEEGERAPEASRSHPVSVHVGEFPESDQEPRFSIPPSCPEDSWEDNDGEDWGTFLSVRSPTRTAAFSEVASEEGEEERASEESAISSSWTLPNSQAVQERLDILCAEGLLPALRVVLQWLLNEPALSALSMRAVAGPLEGPAACCSTCCPAPRSSETPTSGWPPARELLPHFERAQPPHLYAPPGGHHPALPPPLPGCHASLNFDLDVFPTFSREDVALRACVLRTLGRKGRRPRPGKARPSCRGQVQSMETALRLLRIQTALSPYLIPDAVALWQHLPLVRDMAGRFVLIVPRIVIDELDRRKKEAPARFALRFLEEQLKQRNGRFRCQVQVRGKWRWPKIGGENAAAWNLHSILRGYGELLRAVGEEADSARGMVTVLTALDLAGAGPLSPPLSSAFEAAHEAGVAIEHVLPFYTRWKALSRNTELPGS from the exons ATGGAACCCAACCAAACCAAAGGACTTCTCCTGAAGATGGTGGGATCAGCACAGCAGCTGGACGCCCTCCTCGCGAGGGAGACGGCCCACCAAGAAGTTTTCCAGCCCCAGAATGCGGCCCTGAGGAGCCAACTGGAACAATCTGCCGTTTGCCTCATCCTGCTGAGCCCACGGTATTATGGGATGGTCGCGGAAGAGCTGCTGTGGATGAAAGTGTACTACAATCTCCAAACCCTCCGGAAGACCAGGGGAGCCCTTATGGACGCTTGGGGCCCAGAAG AAGAGATGGACTGGGCCAGGAAGTTCTGCCATCTTTGTCTGCTTCGGATTGGAGACTTGTACCACTATCTGAGGGAGTTCACGGCCTCGGAGGGAGAGAAGCAAGCTAAGCTCTACTACTACCGAGCTCTGTCGCTCATTCCCGCCCTGGGCTTGCCCTTCGTGCACCTGGCAACTCTGT GAGCTAAATTTTCTTACGTCGAGGCCACGTGTTTTTATCAGTGTTGCATCCATTCCAAAGTCCCCCACGCTGCAGCCTTCCTGGGTCTGGAGCAGATCTATCTGAAGAttcaggaggaatacagacagCTCCCGAGTGTTCCGCTGGGGAAACTAG GCAGAAGACACCCGGCGCTGGAGAGGCTGTGCGCGAGGGTCCTGGAGGACTTTCAGCTGTGTCTCTCCCACCTGGCGATCCAAGCCGGCCAAGGCTGGGCCAGGAGAGCGGGGGCGGAGCAGGGGCATGGCTCCTCGCTCTTGCCAAATCAACTGGTCTTCCAAATGGTCACCCTGTGCCTCTTGACTT GAGACTTGAAGAGAGCCGGCTCGGAACTGAGCCACACGGCCATCTCCTTCAGCC GTTTTCTCTCTCATATCGTGCGGCCTGGTGGGCGGCAACATCCGGGCGGCGCCTCACCAGCCGGGTGGCGCCAGGGAGGGACGAAACGCAGGAGCCGGAGAAGCCTTGGCTGGGAAGAGGGAGAACGGGCACCAGAAGCTTCCCGCTCCCACCCCGTCTCGGTTCACGTCGGCGagttcccagagagcgatcaggaGCCGCGTTTCTCCATTCCACCTTCCTGCCCTGAAGATTCGTGGGAGGACA ACGACGGCGAAGATTGGGGGACGTTTCTTTCTGTTCGCTCCCCGACTCGGACAGCAGCTTTCAGCGAAGTAGCctcagaggaaggagaagaggagagagcctCGGAGGAAAGCGCCATCTCCAGCAGCTGGACCCTCCCCAACTCGCAGGCTGTGCAAGAGCGGCTGGACATTCTGTGCGCAGAAGGGCTGCTCCCGGCTCTCCGGGTCGTCCTGCAGTGGCTGCTCAACGAGCCGGCCCTCAGCGCCCTCAGCATGCGCGCTGTGGCCGGGCCTCTGGAGGGACCTGCTGCTTGCTGCTCAACCTGCTGCCCAGCGCCCAGGAGCTCGGAAACCCCCACCTCGGGCTGGCCCCCGGCTCGCGAGCTGCTCCCCCACTTTGAGCGGGCCCAGCCCCCCCATCTCTATGCCCCTCCTGGAGGACACCATCCTgcgctccctcctccccttccaggCTGCCACGCGAGCTTAAACTTTGACCTCGACGTGTTTCCCACTTTCTCCAGGGAAGACGTGGCTCTGCGCGCCTGCGTCCTGCGCAC GCTCGGGAGAAAGGGGCGCCGCCCCCGGCCCGGGAAGGCCCGGCCCAGCTGCAGAGGACAAGTGCAGTCCATGGAGACGGCCCTGCGGCTGCTCCGCATTCAGACGGCCCTTTCCCCTTACCTCATCCCAGACGCCGTGGCTCTGTGGCAA CACCTGCCCCTCGTGCGGGACATGGCCGGGAGGTTCGTGCTCATAGTCCCCAGGATCGTGATCGACGAGTTGGACCGGAGGAAGAAGGAGGCCCCGGCCCGGTTCGCCCTGCGGTTCTTGGAAGAGCAGCTGAAGCAAAGGAACGGGCGCTTTCGGTGCCAGGTGCAAGTGCGGGGCAAGTGGAGGTGGCCCAAGATAGGAGGAGAAAACGCGGCTGCCTGGAACCTCCACAGCATCCTCCGCGGCTACGGGGAGCTGCTGCGCGCCGTCGGGGAGGAGGCGGACAGCGCCAGGGGGATGGTGACCGTCCTCACGGCTCTGGACCTGGCGGGGGCCGGGCCcttgtcccctcccctgagctCGGCCTTCGAGGCTGCGCACGAGGCGGGGGTGGCCATCGAGCACGTGCTCCCCTTCTACACTCGCTGGAAGGCCCTCAGCCGGAACACGGAGCTCCCAGGGTCTTAG